In a single window of the Necator americanus strain Aroian chromosome X, whole genome shotgun sequence genome:
- a CDS encoding hypothetical protein (NECATOR_CHRX.G24103.T1) yields the protein MISTSCTATESVYRNPSSLLWSYNKETSRSPCSTSSKEFVGFELEEATCSETEAVISADEGELEDNRRE from the coding sequence atgatatcaacatcttgcaccgccaccGAAAGTGTCTACAGAAAtccgtcttcgcttctttggtcttACAataaggagaccagcagatcgccttgttcaacgagttctaaggagttcgtcgggttcgagctggaagaagccacctgttCAGAAACAGAAGCTGTGATATCAGCTGATGAAGGAGAGCTTGAGGACAATCGGCGTGAGtag
- a CDS encoding hypothetical protein (NECATOR_CHRX.G24104.T2) produces MYDRSTNKYSHVSDDYFNNYFTSPEQHPAGTGLLLGYNPKAFKDYSPSRGGHSEEEEEEQKQPEVQEEEQESRAMLNIKLFRNLELAEAPAGISLTQEDPDLAYHIEDSPDFDLRQLRTVTLGRVYEATKPTTSVADAAFHFYQDVARALQQHMESGREHELRPSDLIALERQTIIDIVEFAGDFESGFIDYVPSDWNFPDRGCPEYINQEEQRFNPSLRHELILHSIGTLERYCNIAGLREPMIRFYNTISRALSQHMQWSSMRDKKFGSPYLYEQLLKNSHKFGIAEEVAQAIRCVLVIPASNADSERSFSAANRLSREERSNINSETLDHLMT; encoded by the exons ATGTACGACAGATCGACAAACAAGTACAGTCACGTCAGCGATGATTATTTCAACAACTACTTCACTTCTCCTGAACAGCACCCAGCAGGTACGGGTCTGCTGCTTGGGTATAACCCGAAGGCATTCAAGGACTACTCTCCCTCACGCGGCGGTCATTcggaagaagaggaggaggaacaaaaacaacctgaggtacaagaagaagaacaggaaAGCAGAGCAATGCTCAACATAAAATTGTTCCGAAATTTAGAGCTCGCAGAAGCGCCCGCCGGAATAAGTTTGACTCAAGAAGATCCCGACTTGGCTTATCATATTGAAGACTCGCCGGACTTCGATTTACGACAACTCCGAACTGTTACCCTAGGACGAGTGTATGAGGCTACCAAGCCGACTACGTCGGTTGCAGACGctgcatttcatttttatcaagATGTTGCTAGGGCTTTGCAGCAACATATGGAAAGTGGAAGGGAGCACGAACTTCGGCCGAGTGACCTGATTGCATTAGAAAGGCAAACAATCATAGATATTGTGGAGTTTGCTGGAGACTTTGAAAGTGGATTTATAGACTACGTGCCAAGTGATTGGAATTTCCCTGACAGAGGATGTCCAGAATATATAAATCAAGAAGAGCAGAGATTCAATCCCAGCTTGCGACATGAGCTCATCCTCCATTCCATTGGAACCTTAGAGCGCTACTGCAACATCGCAGGTTTGAGAGAACCAATGATACGCTTCTACAACACTATAAGTCGAGCCTTATCTCAGCATATGCAGTGGTCATCCATGCGAGATAAAAAATTCGGTAGCCCGTATTTGTACGAACAACTTCTGAAAAACTCCCATAAATTTGGAATTGCGGAGGAAGTGGCGCAG GCTATCAGATGTGTTCTGGTAATTCCTGCCAGCAATGCAGATTCTGAGCGAAGTTTTTCGGCAGCAAATCGTCTATCCAGGGAAGAGCGCAGCAATATCAACTCGGAGACGCTTGACCACTTAATGACGTAA
- a CDS encoding hypothetical protein (NECATOR_CHRX.G24104.T1): MESWAEAPGLSETIRNYAMKNMVGLLSDGAAVMQGHIGGVYATMKNLIQESTRNDAHPRDNLILSVCMAHKLNLAVTTERGNFFQLTEAVVMEMYHIFGTTVRTVGRRVYKRVAKQMGYPYLQMRALFKTLEILKSRNRFPAETVKRAKIASWVLMDGRTFIAMHHVHTVFILEGITEALTSNICNIETERQILERGVLKMYDRSTNKYSHVSDDYFNNYFTSPEQHPAGTGLLLGYNPKAFKDYSPSRGGHSEEEEEEQKQPEVQEEEQESRAMLNIKLFRNLELAEAPAGISLTQEDPDLAYHIEDSPDFDLRQLRTVTLGRVYEATKPTTSVADAAFHFYQDVARALQQHMESGREHELRPSDLIALERQTIIDIVEFAGDFESGFIDYVPSDWNFPDRGCPEYINQEEQRFNPSLRHELILHSIGTLERYCNIAGLREPMIRFYNTISRALSQHMQWSSMRDKKFGSPYLYEQLLKNSHKFGIAEEVAQAIRCVLVIPASNADSERSFSAANRLSREERSNINSETLDHLMTVQRNGPSLLTVLTSLLTVNCESGAAGFPMDTSSTRTAFATWETIHI; the protein is encoded by the exons ATGGAATCGTGGGCTGAAGCTCCAGGTTTGAGCGAAACCATTAGGAACTATGCAATGAAGAATATGGTAGGTCTGTTATCCGACGGCGCTGCAGTGATGCAAGGGCATATCGGTGGGGTCTACGCAACGATGAAGAATTTGATACAGGAGAGCACGAGAAACGATGCTCATCCACGGGATAACCTCATTTTGTCAGTGTGTATGGCGCACAAATTAAACCTGGCAGTGACCACTGAGAGaggaaatttcttccaattaACAGAAGCAGTTGTTATGGAAATGTACCACATATTTGGAACTACGGTGCGAACGGTAGGCAGAAGAGTATACAAGAGAGTTGCTAAGCAAATGGGCTACCCCTATCTACAAATGAGGGCACTGTTCAAG ACATTAGAGATACTTAAAAGCCGCAATCGCTTTCCGGCTGAAACAGTGAAACGAGCAAAAATCGCATCGTGGGTTCTCATGGATGGTCGCACATTCATTGCAATGCACCATGTACACACTGT CTTCATCTTGGAGGGGATTACTGAAGCTCTGACTAGCAACATTTGTAATATTGAAACTGAGCGGCAAATCCTTGAAAGAGGAGTGCTCAAAATGTACGACAGATCGACAAACAAGTACAGTCACGTCAGCGATGATTATTTCAACAACTACTTCACTTCTCCTGAACAGCACCCAGCAGGTACGGGTCTGCTGCTTGGGTATAACCCGAAGGCATTCAAGGACTACTCTCCCTCACGCGGCGGTCATTcggaagaagaggaggaggaacaaaaacaacctgaggtacaagaagaagaacaggaaAGCAGAGCAATGCTCAACATAAAATTGTTCCGAAATTTAGAGCTCGCAGAAGCGCCCGCCGGAATAAGTTTGACTCAAGAAGATCCCGACTTGGCTTATCATATTGAAGACTCGCCGGACTTCGATTTACGACAACTCCGAACTGTTACCCTAGGACGAGTGTATGAGGCTACCAAGCCGACTACGTCGGTTGCAGACGctgcatttcatttttatcaagATGTTGCTAGGGCTTTGCAGCAACATATGGAAAGTGGAAGGGAGCACGAACTTCGGCCGAGTGACCTGATTGCATTAGAAAGGCAAACAATCATAGATATTGTGGAGTTTGCTGGAGACTTTGAAAGTGGATTTATAGACTACGTGCCAAGTGATTGGAATTTCCCTGACAGAGGATGTCCAGAATATATAAATCAAGAAGAGCAGAGATTCAATCCCAGCTTGCGACATGAGCTCATCCTCCATTCCATTGGAACCTTAGAGCGCTACTGCAACATCGCAGGTTTGAGAGAACCAATGATACGCTTCTACAACACTATAAGTCGAGCCTTATCTCAGCATATGCAGTGGTCATCCATGCGAGATAAAAAATTCGGTAGCCCGTATTTGTACGAACAACTTCTGAAAAACTCCCATAAATTTGGAATTGCGGAGGAAGTGGCGCAG GCTATCAGATGTGTTCTGGTAATTCCTGCCAGCAATGCAGATTCTGAGCGAAGTTTTTCGGCAGCAAATCGTCTATCCAGGGAAGAGCGCAGCAATATCAACTCGGAGACGCTTGACCACTTAATGAC TGTTCAACGCAATGGACCCAGCTTGTTAACTGTGTTAACAAGCTTGTTAACTGTTAACTGTGAATCCGGAGCAGCTGGCTTCCCAATGGATACATCCTCTACCAGGACTGCGTTTGCGACCTGGGAAACCATCCACATATGA